A single genomic interval of Peribacillus sp. FSL H8-0477 harbors:
- the mreC gene encoding rod shape-determining protein MreC gives MPQFFFNKKLILLLVSIILLVALIGFSMRDRDKLTWPEQFIQDTTGWAQNVFNKPVSAVTRFVENLGDLQHTYDENKKLKARLDEYVQLKTEVQELSEENEDLRKTLDKKDSLREYESIQATVIGRDPDQMWHELIRINKGKLQGVEKNMAVITADGLIGKVKTPGQFSSTVELLTSVDTTNRVSAIVQGDDKAYGIIEGYDEEKGLLMLKRIPYDKKIKKNSFVITSGYGGIFPRGLPIGKVVDVKIDQNGLNQTAYVQPSTDFYDINNVMVLERKVAGKEAEIQDEGQE, from the coding sequence ATGCCACAGTTTTTTTTCAATAAAAAGCTTATTCTTTTACTGGTTAGTATCATTCTTCTCGTGGCATTAATTGGATTTTCGATGAGAGATCGAGATAAATTGACTTGGCCGGAGCAGTTTATACAGGATACGACAGGCTGGGCTCAAAATGTATTTAATAAACCGGTGTCAGCCGTCACTCGTTTCGTTGAGAACTTGGGTGACCTTCAGCATACATATGATGAAAACAAGAAGCTGAAAGCACGTTTAGATGAATATGTTCAGTTGAAAACGGAAGTGCAAGAGTTATCCGAAGAAAATGAGGATCTGCGGAAAACGCTTGATAAAAAAGATAGTCTTCGTGAATATGAGTCGATTCAGGCTACGGTCATCGGGCGTGACCCCGATCAAATGTGGCATGAATTAATTCGAATTAATAAAGGCAAGCTTCAAGGCGTCGAGAAAAATATGGCGGTTATTACGGCAGATGGGTTGATTGGGAAAGTAAAAACACCTGGTCAGTTTTCTTCAACTGTCGAATTGTTGACATCAGTTGATACGACAAACCGTGTTTCTGCGATTGTTCAAGGTGATGACAAGGCATATGGCATTATTGAAGGATATGATGAGGAAAAAGGGTTACTAATGCTGAAACGAATTCCCTATGATAAGAAGATTAAGAAGAATTCGTTTGTAATTACATCTGGTTACGGCGGAATTTTCCCAAGAGGTCTGCCGATTGGGAAAGTCGTCGATGTTAAGATTGATCAGAATGGGTTGAATCAAACAGCCTATGTACAGCCTTCAACCGATTTCTATGATATTAATAATGTAATGGTTCTTGAACGTAAAGTGGCAGGGAAAGAAGCAGAAATTCAAGATGAGGGTCAGGAGTAA
- a CDS encoding rod shape-determining protein: MFGIGTRDLGIDLGTANTLVYVKGKGIVVREPSVVALQTDTKQIVAVGNDARNMIGRTPGNVVALRPMKDGVIADYETTATMMKYYMQEAQKKGVFGSKPYVMVCVPSGITAVEQRAVIDATRQAGARDAYPIEEPFAAAIGANLPVWEPTGSMVVDIGGGTTEVAIISLGGIVTSQSIRIAGDEMDEAIVIYIRKNYNLMIGERTSEAIKMEIGSAGDTEGIDNMEIRGRDLLTGLPKTIEITAKEISTALRDTVYAIVDSVKNTLEKTPPELAADIMDRGIVLTGGGALLRNLDKVISEETSMPVLIAENPLDCVAIGTGKALDHIQLFKTRTKDYSR, translated from the coding sequence ATGTTTGGAATAGGTACTAGAGATTTGGGGATTGACTTAGGAACAGCAAATACGCTCGTTTATGTTAAAGGAAAAGGAATCGTTGTACGCGAACCTTCCGTTGTTGCTTTACAGACAGATACGAAGCAAATTGTAGCGGTTGGTAATGACGCGAGAAATATGATTGGACGTACTCCGGGGAATGTTGTTGCGCTTCGTCCGATGAAAGATGGAGTCATTGCTGATTATGAAACAACAGCGACAATGATGAAATATTACATGCAAGAAGCACAGAAAAAAGGCGTGTTCGGTAGTAAGCCTTATGTAATGGTTTGTGTTCCTTCTGGAATTACAGCTGTTGAGCAGCGTGCTGTTATTGACGCAACAAGACAAGCAGGGGCACGAGATGCATACCCGATTGAAGAGCCTTTTGCAGCGGCAATTGGTGCGAATCTACCTGTTTGGGAACCAACTGGCAGTATGGTTGTTGATATTGGCGGCGGTACAACTGAAGTGGCTATTATTTCCTTAGGTGGTATTGTAACAAGCCAATCAATTCGTATTGCTGGCGACGAAATGGATGAAGCCATTGTTATTTACATCCGTAAAAATTATAACTTGATGATTGGTGAACGAACTTCTGAAGCCATCAAAATGGAAATTGGTTCTGCTGGCGACACAGAAGGCATTGACAACATGGAAATTCGTGGACGCGATCTTCTGACTGGATTACCAAAAACAATTGAAATCACAGCGAAAGAAATTTCTACAGCTCTTAGAGATACCGTCTATGCTATCGTAGATTCAGTGAAAAATACGTTGGAAAAAACTCCGCCTGAACTTGCAGCGGATATTATGGATAGAGGAATTGTACTCACTGGCGGCGGAGCATTACTTCGCAATCTTGATAAAGTCATCAGTGAAGAGACAAGTATGCCGGTATTAATTGCCGAAAATCCACTTGACTGTGTAGCGATTGGAACAGGTAAAGCACTTGACCATATCCAATTATTTAAAACTAGAACAAAAGATTATTCTAGATAA
- the radC gene encoding RadC family protein, whose protein sequence is MEEKMLIRDTPKEERPRERFLQEGPKSLSNQELLALLIRTGTKNESVIQLSSRLIRTFEGLRLLKDASIEEITAIHGIGEAKAIQILAAIEIGRRINSLNNQDRYVIRSPEDCANYCMDEMRFLSQEHFVCLYLNTKNQVLHKQTIFIGSLNASIVHPREVYKEAFRRSAASIICLHNHPSGDPQPSREDIEVTKRLVECGKIIGIELLDHVIIGDQKFISLKEKGYL, encoded by the coding sequence ATGGAAGAAAAAATGTTAATAAGGGATACTCCTAAAGAAGAGCGTCCCCGTGAACGCTTTTTGCAAGAAGGACCAAAAAGTCTTTCCAACCAAGAATTGCTTGCGCTGTTGATACGAACAGGAACAAAGAATGAGTCTGTTATTCAACTATCAAGCCGCTTGATTCGCACATTTGAGGGACTTCGGCTCCTAAAGGATGCATCAATCGAAGAAATAACGGCTATTCATGGAATCGGCGAAGCGAAGGCGATTCAAATCCTTGCAGCGATTGAAATCGGTCGAAGAATCAACAGCTTAAATAATCAAGATCGGTACGTGATTCGTTCGCCGGAAGACTGTGCGAATTATTGTATGGATGAAATGCGTTTTCTATCACAGGAGCATTTCGTCTGCCTCTATCTCAATACGAAGAATCAAGTTCTTCATAAGCAAACCATTTTCATCGGCAGCCTTAATGCCTCAATTGTCCATCCACGCGAGGTGTACAAAGAAGCATTTCGAAGGTCTGCCGCCTCTATCATTTGTCTCCATAACCATCCCTCGGGAGATCCACAGCCAAGCCGTGAAGATATTGAGGTAACCAAGCGTCTGGTTGAATGCGGGAAAATTATCGGCATTGAACTGCTTGACCATGTCATCATTGGAGATCAGAAATTTATCAGTTTAAAGGAAAAAGGTTATTTATGA
- a CDS encoding Maf family protein: MHPVILASSSPRRKELLQFLQIPFTTVNTNVDESVASHLDPEQAVRELALRKAKAAAIDFPDSCVIGSDTVVAIDNEILGKPVDRNDASRMLMLLSGRTHCVYTGVALVQNDRFTVFAEKTHVTFWDLQEEELKTYLDSGEPFDKAGSYGIQGFGSLFVKKIDGDYFTVVGLPVSRLARELKAFTPNPVE; this comes from the coding sequence ATGCATCCAGTGATTTTAGCTTCTTCTTCACCGCGAAGAAAAGAACTTCTGCAATTCCTTCAAATACCATTTACTACAGTCAACACCAATGTTGACGAAAGCGTTGCCTCTCACTTAGACCCAGAACAGGCAGTCAGAGAACTCGCATTAAGAAAAGCAAAGGCGGCAGCAATTGATTTTCCAGATTCCTGTGTGATTGGATCGGATACGGTTGTAGCCATTGATAACGAGATTCTTGGAAAACCTGTCGACCGCAATGATGCCAGCAGGATGTTGATGCTTCTGTCTGGACGTACACATTGTGTGTATACTGGAGTCGCCCTCGTACAGAACGATCGATTCACTGTGTTTGCAGAGAAAACTCATGTTACTTTTTGGGACCTGCAGGAAGAAGAACTGAAGACTTATCTCGATAGCGGCGAACCTTTTGATAAGGCGGGCAGCTACGGCATTCAGGGGTTTGGCTCATTGTTCGTGAAAAAAATAGACGGTGATTATTTTACCGTAGTAGGTTTACCTGTTTCCCGGCTTGCCCGTGAATTAAAAGCGTTTACCCCTAATCCTGTAGAGTAG
- a CDS encoding type II secretion system protein: MRAKRLTLSEQGLTLIELLTVIVILGIIAAIAVPAVGGLIEKARTQSFVSNSYAVKDAATYYLKDQVANDHDVGDQISYKLLVEEGFLDEIKDPDTGTLWTTTNGSYVKVEKEKVVSICLYGEKRKLCSRMENTKLIDGPAPISELNVELVTPK, translated from the coding sequence ATGAGAGCTAAACGACTGACTTTATCTGAGCAGGGGTTAACGTTGATCGAACTTTTGACGGTAATCGTGATTCTCGGAATCATTGCGGCGATTGCAGTGCCGGCAGTCGGCGGGCTTATTGAGAAAGCTAGGACTCAGTCATTTGTCTCTAATTCGTATGCAGTAAAGGATGCGGCAACCTATTATTTAAAAGATCAAGTGGCAAATGATCATGATGTAGGTGATCAAATCTCGTATAAATTACTTGTTGAAGAGGGATTTTTGGATGAAATCAAAGACCCTGATACAGGAACGCTCTGGACTACCACTAACGGTTCCTACGTAAAGGTTGAGAAAGAAAAAGTAGTAAGCATCTGTTTATATGGTGAAAAGCGGAAGCTGTGTTCGCGCATGGAGAATACGAAGTTGATTGATGGACCTGCGCCCATCTCTGAATTAAATGTCGAACTGGTCACGCCTAAATAA
- a CDS encoding GspMb/PilO family protein — MKGAIDKKQFLVFFAIVLIVSLLFTGLYFWQLSPLNTQITTKETELSNQEKQMEALNAELSSTGSTSFATTVELQKQLPVKEAVDQLVLNLEKAEVISGSAITTMAFVDGEVILSEEESAAALAAANAKAAESSTATAGETNEQATATTTEEEPANEEGDPAAEVVDLLPQGVKKVSVAMTVQSPAFFEMEAFLESLHSMKRILKVDNLTFNGSEEIHSIEQSSEKLEYQLTISVFYAPTLSDLQDQMPTIEAPKPSNKRDPFNNSPVVTEKAESGEDES; from the coding sequence ATGAAAGGTGCAATCGATAAGAAGCAGTTCCTAGTCTTTTTCGCCATCGTATTGATTGTTTCGCTTTTGTTCACCGGTCTTTACTTTTGGCAACTCAGTCCGTTGAATACACAGATAACTACGAAGGAAACAGAGCTATCCAATCAGGAAAAACAGATGGAAGCATTGAATGCGGAACTTTCATCAACTGGGAGTACAAGCTTTGCTACCACAGTTGAACTGCAGAAGCAGCTGCCGGTTAAAGAAGCTGTTGACCAATTGGTGTTGAATTTAGAAAAAGCAGAAGTGATCTCCGGCAGCGCCATTACAACCATGGCTTTTGTTGATGGTGAGGTTATCTTAAGTGAAGAAGAAAGTGCCGCCGCTTTAGCAGCTGCGAATGCAAAAGCTGCGGAATCTAGTACTGCTACGGCAGGAGAAACCAATGAACAAGCAACAGCAACAACAACAGAAGAAGAGCCTGCCAATGAAGAAGGGGACCCGGCAGCAGAGGTTGTGGATCTCCTTCCTCAAGGTGTGAAAAAAGTATCGGTTGCCATGACCGTGCAATCCCCTGCTTTTTTTGAAATGGAAGCTTTTCTAGAATCTTTGCATTCGATGAAACGAATTCTTAAGGTAGATAATTTAACGTTTAACGGTTCTGAAGAGATTCATTCCATCGAACAGAGCAGTGAAAAGTTGGAATATCAACTCACCATCTCTGTCTTTTACGCACCAACCCTAAGCGATCTGCAAGATCAAATGCCGACTATTGAAGCACCGAAGCCGAGTAATAAACGGGATCCATTTAATAATTCACCAGTTGTGACAGAGAAAGCGGAGAGCGGCGAAGATGAGAGCTAA
- a CDS encoding PilN domain-containing protein has protein sequence MLVDINLLPKKAPRKAGLPVFIIFFLVLTAIGIGLFYWQYAAKQESLASLQSQTLRMEETIAVQSQKIATFESSNSAAELEKIVEWARDYPIETVPVLQHLISFLPERGFFQNFAYNDDGSINLSIQFDSSREAAFYLTKLTESEWIKDAKLTGITTSAEIIDLKDQEDNLENESKLINDPFMPRYLALYTLSLNRQTVKDDTEGKESDKELDTKDEAEGENPE, from the coding sequence ATGCTAGTCGATATTAATTTATTACCGAAAAAAGCACCGCGTAAAGCAGGACTGCCTGTTTTTATTATCTTTTTTCTCGTCCTAACAGCGATAGGAATCGGTTTGTTTTACTGGCAATACGCAGCGAAACAAGAAAGTCTCGCGTCTCTTCAATCACAAACACTGCGAATGGAAGAAACGATTGCTGTGCAAAGTCAAAAGATTGCTACTTTTGAAAGCTCTAATTCTGCGGCTGAACTTGAAAAAATTGTTGAGTGGGCTCGTGATTATCCGATTGAGACAGTACCGGTATTACAGCACTTAATCTCTTTTTTGCCAGAGAGAGGCTTCTTTCAGAACTTTGCTTATAATGATGATGGCAGTATTAATTTATCGATTCAATTTGATTCGTCGCGTGAAGCTGCTTTTTACTTAACGAAGCTGACTGAGTCGGAATGGATTAAGGATGCTAAATTAACTGGGATTACGACATCAGCCGAAATAATTGATTTAAAAGATCAAGAAGATAACCTAGAAAATGAGTCGAAGTTAATCAATGATCCGTTTATGCCTCGTTATCTCGCCCTCTATACACTTTCCCTAAACAGACAAACTGTGAAGGATGATACGGAAGGTAAAGAGAGTGACAAGGAATTGGACACAAAAGATGAAGCAGAAGGAGAGAACCCTGAATGA
- the pilM gene encoding type IV pilus biogenesis protein PilM has translation MALSFTGNKKIVNLVFKDHVIRHTELKSINPPVIQSYGEHYLPAGVIRDGKILDHETLQNILDEIIDEWKLTKKQVRFLVPDPFIIIRKIMIPKEVKDDEIEGYLYLELGVTIHLPFEDPVFDAVVLDETNDKKELLLFAAPESIVSEYSDLLEECKLKTIAADISPLSLYRLYDLSGQASAEDHLMLLQVDLETVNASIFFDDKPVFMRQISISDEAGEWEKEFSTITEQYELVLKKNEKTDYMTMLEDTYTEIERVIDFYKYSLNRGAVDVTKILLTGDHPFLEEISEEIGRRFEPSIDFIDTELLTPTKGEILPNQYLLSCGLALKGVK, from the coding sequence ATGGCTCTCTCATTTACCGGGAATAAAAAAATTGTCAATCTCGTATTTAAAGATCATGTCATCCGGCACACGGAACTTAAATCCATTAATCCACCTGTGATTCAATCATATGGTGAACATTATTTGCCTGCTGGTGTGATTCGCGACGGAAAGATTCTTGATCATGAGACACTGCAAAATATACTCGATGAAATCATCGATGAATGGAAATTGACAAAAAAACAGGTTCGCTTTTTAGTGCCTGATCCGTTTATCATTATTCGGAAAATCATGATTCCCAAAGAGGTAAAAGATGATGAAATTGAGGGTTACCTCTATCTAGAACTTGGGGTCACGATCCATCTTCCCTTCGAAGACCCTGTTTTTGATGCAGTTGTCCTTGATGAAACCAACGATAAAAAAGAACTACTGCTATTTGCTGCTCCAGAAAGTATTGTCTCCGAATATAGTGATCTTCTAGAAGAATGTAAATTAAAGACGATTGCCGCTGATATTTCGCCGCTGTCTTTATACCGACTGTATGATTTAAGTGGACAGGCAAGTGCGGAAGATCACCTCATGCTGCTGCAAGTTGACCTTGAAACAGTGAATGCTAGTATTTTTTTCGATGATAAGCCAGTGTTTATGAGACAGATTTCTATCTCAGATGAAGCGGGTGAGTGGGAAAAAGAATTTTCAACTATCACTGAACAGTATGAGTTAGTATTGAAAAAAAATGAGAAAACAGATTATATGACCATGCTTGAAGATACCTATACAGAAATTGAACGTGTTATTGATTTCTATAAATATTCCTTAAACCGCGGAGCTGTGGATGTAACAAAAATCCTGCTTACTGGTGATCATCCGTTTTTAGAAGAAATTTCAGAAGAAATCGGCCGCCGCTTTGAACCGTCAATCGATTTTATTGATACGGAATTACTAACACCAACTAAAGGAGAAATCCTTCCAAATCAGTACCTATTGTCTTGCGGACTCGCTCTGAAAGGGGTGAAGTGA
- a CDS encoding prepilin peptidase: MYSLIIILGLSLGSFYNVVGLSVPVKQSFTTRRSACPTCDKELSAFELVPVVSYIGLGWKCRGCKSRISPLYPIVELMTGLLFAAAPLVLGWTSELFVAWSLISLCMIIFVSDVTYMLIPDKILLFFTVVFLFIRFFLPLGPWWDSLLGAAVGFGLLLFIAVISKGGMGGGDIKLFGLLGFIVGTKLVLLSFFFATLYGAVIGIAGMMLGLLKRKNPIPFGPFIVFGTLTAYFYGEQLLNWYFHFLSAP; the protein is encoded by the coding sequence ATATACTCTTTAATTATTATACTCGGCCTTTCCCTAGGCTCTTTCTATAACGTAGTCGGTCTCAGCGTCCCGGTAAAGCAGTCGTTCACAACGCGGCGCTCGGCTTGTCCGACTTGTGATAAAGAGCTTTCGGCTTTTGAATTAGTTCCAGTTGTTTCGTATATAGGTTTAGGCTGGAAGTGCCGCGGCTGTAAGTCGCGGATTTCTCCGCTTTATCCAATTGTTGAATTGATGACAGGGCTGTTGTTTGCAGCTGCGCCATTAGTGCTTGGCTGGACAAGCGAGTTATTTGTTGCTTGGTCATTGATTTCGCTTTGTATGATTATTTTTGTGTCCGATGTTACATATATGTTGATACCAGATAAAATACTTCTGTTTTTTACAGTTGTTTTTTTGTTTATACGGTTCTTTCTCCCGCTTGGTCCATGGTGGGATTCATTGCTCGGGGCTGCAGTTGGCTTTGGACTGTTGTTGTTTATTGCAGTAATTAGCAAAGGCGGCATGGGCGGCGGCGATATCAAACTGTTTGGTCTCTTGGGCTTTATTGTTGGTACGAAGCTTGTCTTGCTTTCGTTTTTCTTTGCCACTTTGTATGGAGCTGTAATCGGTATTGCTGGCATGATGCTTGGTCTGCTTAAACGCAAAAATCCCATTCCTTTTGGTCCATTTATTGTGTTTGGAACACTGACCGCCTATTTTTACGGTGAACAACTACTAAACTGGTATTTTCACTTTCTCTCTGCACCATGA
- a CDS encoding type II secretion system protein — translation MNFVKKALKNERGMTLIELLAVVVILGIIAAIAIPSIGGLIDNTKKDAHVANAQQMISSAKIWVSSNSNEDTKTYTLKEMIADNQIDDFEDPDGGNYNIDDSFVQITKTGTNYTYKVTLVNGKRNILDKGKSELKRSAVVDK, via the coding sequence ATGAATTTTGTCAAAAAAGCACTCAAAAACGAACGAGGCATGACACTTATCGAACTGTTAGCCGTAGTCGTTATTCTCGGAATCATCGCAGCCATTGCTATCCCAAGTATCGGCGGATTGATCGATAATACGAAGAAAGATGCGCACGTAGCTAATGCACAGCAAATGATCAGCTCAGCTAAGATTTGGGTATCTTCTAATTCAAACGAAGATACAAAAACATATACATTGAAAGAAATGATTGCGGATAACCAAATTGATGATTTCGAAGACCCTGATGGCGGAAACTATAATATTGATGATTCTTTTGTGCAAATTACTAAAACTGGGACGAATTATACTTATAAAGTTACATTAGTTAATGGAAAAAGAAATATACTCGATAAAGGAAAAAGTGAGCTTAAAAGATCTGCCGTTGTAGATAAGTAA
- a CDS encoding type II secretion system F family protein, with product MAKFNYTGRDKNGKKSGSVTAPTKSDAVKKLRSSGIRVIEMTLVPETMLTKDITIGNPVKLKHFVIYIRQFSTLLRAGVSVVDSTRILAEQTESKYLKKALIEVEQDLREGNPMSMATAKHKKIFSPMYINMIRAGEAGGNLDETLERLADFFEKQNVTRSKIKSAMAYPAVVGIMAIVVVIFLLTSVVPTFADMFSDFGGELPAITQFVLDASDFMQQAWYFIVLIIILLVVGIIYIQKNKQTKYYYDYAIMRIPLFGSMIQKAALAKLTRTLSSLFASSVPILHAMTIVEEVVENEVIARVVRDARDALERGQSITEPMKDHWAFPPLITQMISIGEQTGALDAMLSKVADFYDQEVDNSTDQLKSLIEPLMIVFLAGIVGVIVLAIMVPMFDIFNQVDKM from the coding sequence ATGGCTAAGTTCAACTATACCGGCAGAGACAAAAACGGTAAAAAGTCTGGCAGCGTAACCGCGCCTACCAAAAGTGATGCCGTAAAGAAACTCCGAAGCAGCGGAATCCGCGTAATTGAGATGACCCTAGTGCCAGAAACGATGCTGACTAAGGACATTACCATTGGTAATCCTGTAAAACTAAAGCATTTCGTCATTTATATCCGACAATTCTCCACTTTGCTTAGAGCGGGGGTGTCGGTGGTTGATTCGACAAGGATATTAGCCGAGCAGACGGAAAGTAAGTATCTTAAAAAAGCACTCATAGAGGTGGAACAAGACCTGCGTGAAGGAAATCCCATGTCTATGGCGACCGCCAAGCATAAGAAAATCTTTTCACCGATGTACATTAATATGATTCGCGCGGGTGAAGCAGGCGGTAATTTGGATGAAACGCTAGAAAGACTAGCCGATTTTTTTGAAAAACAAAATGTGACCCGCTCCAAAATCAAATCAGCGATGGCGTATCCGGCGGTGGTCGGAATCATGGCGATTGTTGTTGTGATTTTTTTACTTACAAGCGTCGTGCCGACATTTGCGGATATGTTTTCGGACTTTGGCGGTGAACTTCCAGCGATCACCCAATTTGTTTTAGATGCTAGTGACTTTATGCAACAAGCTTGGTACTTTATTGTACTGATTATCATTTTACTAGTAGTAGGAATTATCTATATTCAAAAAAATAAACAAACGAAATATTACTATGATTATGCGATTATGCGAATTCCGTTATTCGGTTCCATGATACAAAAGGCGGCATTGGCGAAATTAACGCGTACGCTAAGCTCTCTGTTCGCAAGTTCAGTCCCAATTCTTCATGCCATGACGATTGTAGAAGAAGTTGTAGAAAATGAAGTCATTGCCCGAGTCGTCCGTGACGCTCGCGATGCATTAGAACGAGGCCAATCGATTACCGAACCAATGAAGGATCACTGGGCCTTCCCGCCGCTGATTACGCAAATGATCAGCATTGGTGAACAAACCGGTGCACTGGATGCCATGCTGTCTAAAGTAGCCGACTTTTATGATCAGGAAGTAGACAATAGCACCGACCAGTTAAAGTCTCTCATTGAACCATTAATGATTGTATTTTTAGCAGGAATTGTTGGGGTCATTGTCCTAGCCATTATGGTCCCAATGTTCGATATATTTAACCAAGTAGACAAAATGTAG